Proteins encoded together in one Nostoc sp. PCC 7524 window:
- a CDS encoding IS1634 family transposase has product MEIQNIDHLGIVAGIIDRIGLVEIINELIGVEKGEKISSGHVVKAMILNGLGFVSKPLYMFPKYFETIACEHLMGVGVKPEYLNDDKLGRVMDKLFIKGLDTIFSIIALKAAQKFGVSLSSSHLDSSSMHVHGQYNTRLPEVIFENQQIGNTQESEELVVKSPKEITITYGYSRDHRPDLKQFIIELICSGDGDIPIFLKLASGNQADSSCFGQIAVEYQKQLEVDSLIVADSALYTESNLKLMSDLRWLCRVPLTIKAAQSLISTLAASEFIDSNLPGYKFAAKIVSYAGIEQRWLVVQSQERKASDLRKLSQKITKAESKAVLELKELSKDKFACEVDAVKALTKLSKQFKYHQIQSSQVTEIKFKNQDNQVETAYQISATVSQDESKINTEVLGAGRFIIATNVLDLNELSNDSMLNEYKAQQSCERGFAFLKDPLFFADSIFLKSPERIESLAMIMGLCLLVYTLAQRQIRTALRKSQSTIKNQLGKSTDRPTLRWIFQCFQSIHLVKFKNEKHISNWNPERDFILEDV; this is encoded by the coding sequence ATGGAAATTCAGAACATAGACCATCTAGGGATAGTAGCAGGAATAATAGATAGGATAGGATTAGTAGAAATAATCAATGAATTAATAGGAGTTGAAAAAGGAGAAAAAATCAGTTCAGGTCATGTTGTCAAAGCCATGATATTGAATGGGTTAGGATTTGTATCCAAACCTTTATATATGTTTCCCAAATATTTTGAAACAATAGCCTGTGAGCATTTAATGGGAGTAGGAGTAAAACCAGAATATCTCAACGACGATAAGCTGGGAAGAGTCATGGATAAACTATTTATCAAAGGACTGGATACAATATTTTCTATCATTGCCTTAAAAGCTGCCCAAAAATTTGGTGTATCTCTGTCATCATCACATTTAGATTCGTCATCAATGCACGTACATGGGCAGTACAACACCAGATTACCAGAAGTAATATTTGAGAATCAACAAATAGGAAATACCCAAGAATCAGAAGAATTAGTAGTAAAATCACCAAAAGAGATTACCATCACCTATGGCTATTCCCGTGACCATAGACCAGACTTAAAACAATTTATCATAGAACTAATATGTTCGGGAGATGGAGATATACCAATATTTTTAAAATTAGCATCTGGAAATCAAGCTGACTCATCCTGCTTTGGTCAAATAGCAGTAGAGTATCAAAAACAATTAGAAGTTGATAGTCTCATAGTTGCAGACTCGGCTTTATACACAGAATCAAATCTGAAATTAATGTCGGATTTACGTTGGTTATGTCGAGTGCCATTAACCATTAAAGCAGCACAATCATTAATATCAACATTAGCAGCATCAGAATTTATTGATAGTAACTTACCAGGATATAAATTTGCTGCAAAAATTGTAAGTTATGCAGGAATAGAGCAAAGATGGTTGGTAGTGCAAAGTCAAGAGCGAAAAGCATCAGACCTGCGTAAACTTTCACAAAAAATTACGAAAGCTGAATCGAAAGCTGTTCTTGAGTTAAAAGAATTATCAAAAGATAAATTTGCTTGTGAGGTTGATGCTGTCAAGGCATTAACCAAACTATCAAAACAATTTAAATACCATCAAATTCAGTCGAGCCAAGTTACTGAAATCAAGTTCAAAAATCAAGATAATCAAGTAGAAACAGCATACCAAATATCAGCGACAGTTTCCCAGGACGAAAGTAAAATTAACACAGAAGTTCTGGGTGCAGGACGTTTCATTATTGCCACTAATGTTTTAGATTTAAATGAACTTAGCAATGACTCGATGTTGAATGAATATAAAGCCCAGCAGTCTTGTGAAAGAGGATTTGCTTTCCTGAAAGACCCATTATTTTTTGCCGACAGTATTTTCCTCAAAAGTCCAGAGAGAATAGAGTCATTGGCAATGATTATGGGTTTATGTCTGCTAGTTTATACCTTGGCTCAACGTCAAATCAGGACTGCACTCAGAAAATCTCAATCAACAATTAAGAATCAGTTAGGTAAATCGACTGACCGCCCCACTTTACGCTGGATTTTTCAATGCTTTCAGTCTATTCATTTAGTTAAATTTAAGAATGAAAAACACATCTCTAATTGGAATCCCGAAAGAGACTTTATCTTAGAGGATGTTTGA
- a CDS encoding pentapeptide repeat-containing protein: MNIEAIKQGKLKQLPGVNLEDEELSQLDLSNINLAGANLVGTDFSGSKLEGGHLQGANLMGANLQATDLRAHLMGANLMQTDLTGADLRGSNLRGASLMGAKLSEVSLAGAFLSGANLMNVNLQGVDLRGADLRGANLTGANLKGADLSRADLQGALLSEANLEEADLRGANLAGVNLTGANLLCAELEGVNLQGVNLDKACIVGTLLEKVS, translated from the coding sequence ATGAATATAGAAGCCATTAAACAAGGAAAACTTAAACAACTACCAGGGGTTAATTTAGAAGATGAGGAACTCTCTCAACTAGATTTAAGCAACATCAATCTAGCAGGCGCTAACCTTGTAGGCACTGATTTTTCAGGCTCTAAACTCGAAGGAGGGCATTTACAAGGCGCAAATTTAATGGGGGCAAATCTCCAAGCAACAGATTTGCGGGCGCACCTGATGGGAGCTAACTTGATGCAAACAGATTTAACAGGCGCAGACTTACGAGGTAGTAACTTAAGGGGTGCTAGCTTGATGGGTGCGAAACTCAGCGAAGTATCTTTAGCTGGCGCTTTTTTGAGTGGTGCGAATTTAATGAATGTTAACTTGCAAGGAGTCGATTTGCGTGGTGCTGACTTAAGGGGTGCTAACTTGACAGGTGCTAATCTTAAGGGTGCAGACTTAAGCCGTGCTGACTTGCAAGGGGCATTATTGAGTGAGGCAAATTTGGAAGAAGCCGACTTACGCGGGGCGAATTTGGCAGGAGTAAATTTAACAGGAGCAAACTTACTGTGTGCAGAATTAGAAGGTGTGAACTTGCAAGGCGTTAATTTAGACAAAGCCTGCATAGTAGGTACCCTGCTGGAAAAAGTTTCTTAA
- a CDS encoding DICT sensory domain-containing protein: MLKGSILEKLETAHRQSIRPIRFGVYYKNTLVALCHALEDHILNDDSTPLVITAFQRGKWYLQEAERYADIAKSSRQIVIMAAPDAGFAEHPTSQLPSVDLVGLDTSDPVAQEWHLIILSPKYTAMVLCQELSAADYGAGGVPNSDLERKFYGLWTFEPELVQETAELAIAHIQHYNPELAKKLTTLQQTISPSVITSEGLSAVVSRVVNYLQTGKEQLSISTALRQQALDNNLISNEVQAFLRMAQLMDLADVNNPAAAAEVAALAEIMGQLLDLPAWQIKRLKLAALLHRIDPLRTTKSVLTPGASTRHEETAPSLPLSCPLVPGAQVLRTMPRLRAVAQIITHQTEWWDGTGEPAGLASDEIPLESRILALVTEFQGQVNQKKTSQLSREEIFTQALAECKQQCDRFDPKLVDALTLLVMGLQQGLDLPLMTTKVSTGIWLLDSRWDSHSQTNQEMSNYRR, translated from the coding sequence ATGTTAAAAGGTTCGATTTTAGAAAAACTGGAAACAGCCCATCGTCAGAGTATCAGGCCGATTCGCTTCGGAGTGTATTACAAAAATACCCTTGTTGCCTTGTGCCATGCTTTAGAAGACCATATCCTAAACGATGACAGCACACCTTTGGTAATTACTGCCTTCCAACGGGGAAAGTGGTATTTGCAAGAAGCAGAAAGATACGCAGACATTGCCAAGTCTAGCCGCCAGATTGTGATCATGGCAGCACCGGATGCAGGCTTTGCTGAACATCCCACTAGCCAATTGCCAAGTGTAGACTTAGTAGGATTAGATACATCAGATCCGGTAGCGCAAGAATGGCACTTAATCATCCTATCGCCAAAATACACAGCAATGGTACTTTGTCAAGAGTTGTCGGCTGCGGATTATGGCGCAGGGGGAGTACCTAATTCGGATTTAGAGCGCAAATTCTATGGCTTATGGACATTTGAACCAGAATTGGTGCAAGAAACGGCAGAGTTGGCGATCGCTCACATTCAGCACTACAATCCAGAATTAGCGAAAAAACTGACAACTTTGCAACAGACTATTTCACCGTCTGTAATTACCTCAGAAGGTTTGAGTGCTGTCGTCTCCCGCGTTGTTAATTACCTCCAAACCGGGAAAGAGCAATTATCAATTTCTACAGCACTACGCCAACAAGCCCTAGATAACAACCTCATTTCCAACGAAGTGCAAGCATTTTTGCGGATGGCTCAATTGATGGACTTAGCGGATGTCAACAACCCAGCCGCCGCCGCAGAAGTTGCCGCCCTAGCAGAAATAATGGGGCAACTTTTAGATTTACCTGCATGGCAAATTAAGCGATTAAAACTAGCAGCATTATTACACCGCATAGATCCACTCCGTACAACAAAAAGCGTTCTCACGCCTGGCGCATCCACACGCCATGAAGAAACAGCCCCAAGTTTACCCTTGAGTTGTCCTCTAGTTCCAGGGGCGCAAGTCTTGCGAACCATGCCCAGACTGCGGGCAGTGGCTCAAATTATCACCCATCAAACCGAATGGTGGGATGGTACAGGAGAACCAGCCGGGTTAGCTAGCGATGAAATTCCCCTAGAGTCAAGAATTTTGGCTTTAGTTACCGAGTTTCAGGGGCAAGTCAATCAGAAGAAAACTTCTCAACTGAGTCGAGAAGAGATATTTACCCAAGCTTTGGCAGAATGTAAACAACAGTGCGATCGCTTTGACCCTAAACTGGTAGATGCCCTCACTTTATTAGTCATGGGCTTGCAACAAGGACTCGACTTACCTCTAATGACAACCAAAGTCAGCACAGGTATATGGCTACTGGATTCCCGATGGGATAGCCATAGCCAAACGAATCAGGAGATGAGTAATTACCGCCGATGA
- a CDS encoding photosystem II high light acclimation radical SAM protein — MEVKTPIMENRILYVRLPCNPIFPIGVVYLSDHVHKIFPNIEQRIFDLGTVPPLDYASALDSCIDEFQPTVLVFSWRDIQIYAPVGGRGGNPLQNAFEFYYAKNPLIKLRGALGGLRIFIAYYVELWRNLGLIKRGLKRARQYHHDARAVVGGGAVSVFYEQLGKSLPSGTIISVGEGETLLEKFLSGKEFRDERCYVVGEDKPRQRLIHEQPTPLEKSACNYDYIETIWPEFNYYLQDKDFYIGVQTKRGCPHNCCYCVYTVVEGKQVRINPADEVVAEIRQLYNRGVRNFWFTDAQFIPARRFIDDAVELLQKIVDSGMTDIHWAAYIRADNLTPELCDLMAKTGMNYFEIGITSGSQELVRKMRMGYNLRTVLQNCRDLKAAGFNDLVSVNYSFNVIDERPETIRQTIAYHRELEKIFGADKVEPAIFFIGLQPHTHLEEYAFKEGILKPGYNPMSLMPWTAKKLLWNPEPLGSFFGEVCLQAWRQNPNDFGREVMNILEQKLGCADLEEALSAPIETKEKQLAGVS; from the coding sequence ATGGAAGTTAAAACACCGATTATGGAAAATCGAATCCTCTATGTTCGCCTTCCTTGTAACCCCATCTTTCCCATTGGGGTTGTTTATTTGAGCGATCATGTCCACAAGATTTTTCCCAATATCGAACAGCGTATTTTTGATTTGGGAACTGTTCCACCTCTAGACTACGCCTCGGCACTAGATAGTTGTATTGATGAATTTCAACCAACTGTATTAGTATTCTCCTGGCGGGATATTCAAATTTATGCTCCAGTGGGGGGACGGGGTGGCAACCCTCTGCAAAATGCCTTTGAATTTTACTATGCCAAGAATCCCCTCATTAAATTGCGGGGAGCATTGGGTGGTTTGCGAATTTTTATCGCCTACTATGTAGAGTTATGGCGCAACCTGGGATTGATTAAACGCGGTTTAAAACGCGCCCGCCAATATCATCATGATGCCCGTGCTGTTGTTGGTGGTGGTGCAGTCAGCGTATTTTACGAACAGTTGGGTAAAAGCTTACCTTCAGGAACAATTATTTCTGTAGGTGAAGGCGAAACCTTGCTGGAAAAATTCCTCAGTGGGAAAGAGTTTCGCGATGAACGCTGCTATGTTGTGGGAGAAGATAAACCACGCCAGAGACTAATTCACGAACAACCTACTCCCCTAGAAAAAAGTGCCTGTAACTACGATTACATAGAAACCATCTGGCCAGAGTTTAACTATTACCTGCAAGACAAAGACTTTTACATTGGTGTACAAACTAAGCGTGGTTGTCCCCATAACTGCTGTTACTGTGTCTACACCGTGGTTGAAGGTAAACAGGTACGCATTAATCCAGCCGATGAAGTAGTGGCGGAAATACGCCAACTGTACAATCGTGGGGTTCGCAACTTCTGGTTTACGGATGCCCAATTTATCCCCGCCCGGAGATTCATCGACGATGCTGTAGAACTCTTACAAAAAATTGTCGATTCCGGGATGACAGATATTCATTGGGCAGCATACATCAGAGCCGACAACTTAACACCAGAGTTGTGTGATTTGATGGCAAAAACCGGGATGAATTACTTTGAAATCGGTATTACTAGCGGTTCTCAAGAACTCGTGCGAAAAATGCGGATGGGGTATAATCTACGTACTGTCTTGCAAAATTGCCGTGATTTGAAAGCAGCTGGTTTTAACGATTTAGTCTCCGTCAATTACTCCTTTAACGTGATTGACGAACGCCCCGAAACAATTCGCCAAACTATCGCCTACCACCGCGAACTCGAAAAGATTTTTGGCGCGGATAAAGTTGAGCCAGCTATCTTCTTCATCGGCTTGCAACCCCACACCCACTTAGAAGAATATGCCTTTAAAGAAGGGATTCTCAAACCAGGGTATAATCCCATGAGTTTGATGCCATGGACAGCCAAAAAACTTCTCTGGAATCCTGAACCCCTGGGTTCATTTTTTGGCGAAGTGTGCCTACAAGCTTGGCGACAAAATCCCAATGACTTTGGACGGGAAGTCATGAACATCTTAGAACAGAAGTTGGGTTGTGCCGATTTAGAAGAGGCACTGTCAGCACCGATTGAAACGAAAGAGAAACAATTAGCTGGCGTATCATAA
- a CDS encoding DUF1830 domain-containing protein: MAQILDPLPPEQSGKILCCYVNATSKIQVARISNIPNWYFERVVFPGQRLVFEAPLESQMEIHTGMMASAILSDTIPCDRLIINEPSSSEFNTDAIGTDPISTKPIVKSKNTKLSDTTKPLTTAGLASID, encoded by the coding sequence ATGGCTCAAATACTAGATCCTCTACCACCTGAGCAATCAGGAAAAATTCTATGCTGCTACGTCAATGCCACGAGCAAAATCCAGGTTGCTCGCATCTCCAATATTCCGAACTGGTATTTTGAAAGGGTGGTTTTTCCTGGACAACGCCTCGTGTTTGAAGCTCCATTAGAGTCTCAGATGGAGATTCATACAGGGATGATGGCAAGTGCAATTTTGTCGGACACAATTCCGTGCGATCGCTTGATCATCAACGAACCAAGCAGTAGTGAGTTTAATACAGATGCAATAGGTACAGACCCTATTAGTACCAAACCAATTGTGAAGTCAAAGAATACAAAACTCAGTGATACAACCAAACCCTTAACAACAGCTGGTTTAGCATCAATTGATTAA
- a CDS encoding DUF4079 domain-containing protein, translated as MHLPSFLWLWKIAAWSMGLSILAYLLLAVTGVWMWRVRNDRDVTNFEQFRSSAQWATPHLFCGSLRVWRSLHYIIGISMVSLVLLLLAIGIVGTLGHFGSLGHSPHLAAGLTVVVLVLVSAASATQIGARRPWARPLHISVNMILFLGFTWVSLTGWSVVQKYLP; from the coding sequence ATGCACCTACCTTCATTTCTCTGGTTATGGAAAATAGCTGCTTGGTCGATGGGATTGTCGATACTGGCTTATTTACTGTTAGCGGTTACAGGGGTTTGGATGTGGCGGGTGAGAAATGATCGGGATGTCACTAATTTTGAGCAGTTTAGAAGCAGCGCGCAATGGGCTACGCCCCACCTCTTCTGCGGTTCCCTACGGGTATGGCGATCGCTCCACTATATCATCGGCATTAGCATGGTCAGTTTAGTGTTGCTACTGCTGGCTATAGGTATTGTTGGCACTTTAGGTCACTTTGGTTCTTTGGGACACTCGCCACACTTGGCAGCTGGGTTAACAGTGGTGGTATTAGTTCTAGTGTCGGCTGCAAGTGCAACACAAATTGGTGCTAGACGACCTTGGGCTAGACCTTTACATATCAGTGTGAATATGATTTTATTCTTAGGTTTTACTTGGGTGTCACTTACTGGCTGGAGCGTCGTGCAGAAGTATTTACCTTGA
- a CDS encoding ABC transporter ATP-binding protein: MTVQLQLEQVNLFAKLKTQLQGYPILQDISFEVFPGERLAIAGPTGAGKTSLLRLINRLCEPNSGKIYLENQDYRQISAIKLRQMVTLVLQEPKLLGMTVQQALAYPLVLRGLSKQTIQQQVNHWTEQLQIPNDWLGRTELQLSVGQRQLVAIARALVIEPKILLLDEPTSALDVGTASHLMQVLTQLTQTHQTTILMVNNQLDFTQMFCQRLLYLQKGRLFTNQTASIIDWVGLRERLMHAQVQADEEWSQ; the protein is encoded by the coding sequence ATGACAGTCCAATTACAACTAGAACAAGTTAATTTGTTCGCCAAGCTCAAAACTCAGCTTCAGGGATACCCGATTTTGCAGGATATTTCCTTTGAGGTTTTCCCTGGAGAACGTTTAGCGATCGCTGGCCCTACTGGTGCTGGTAAAACCTCTTTATTACGCTTAATTAACCGCCTCTGTGAACCCAATAGTGGCAAAATTTATCTGGAAAATCAAGATTATCGCCAAATTTCGGCGATTAAACTCCGCCAGATGGTGACACTGGTATTACAAGAGCCAAAACTACTGGGGATGACAGTCCAGCAAGCTTTGGCGTATCCTTTAGTTTTGCGTGGTTTGTCTAAACAGACGATTCAGCAACAAGTCAATCATTGGACAGAACAACTGCAAATTCCCAATGATTGGTTAGGACGTACTGAATTACAACTTTCGGTAGGACAAAGACAGCTAGTAGCGATCGCTCGTGCTTTAGTCATTGAACCGAAAATTCTCCTGTTAGATGAGCCAACTTCTGCTTTAGATGTAGGTACAGCTTCCCATCTGATGCAAGTCCTCACCCAGCTTACTCAAACTCATCAAACTACAATTTTGATGGTCAATAATCAATTGGATTTCACCCAGATGTTTTGTCAGCGGCTATTGTACCTACAAAAAGGACGTTTATTCACAAATCAAACCGCCTCCATCATTGACTGGGTTGGCTTGCGAGAAAGGTTGATGCACGCCCAAGTTCAAGCAGATGAAGAATGGAGTCAGTAA
- a CDS encoding response regulator transcription factor, producing the protein MGSVCIEIIEGNPHLRSLLGWHLQQLEYRVHQAASIYQAREAFLSHQPTLVILDADLPDGDGIEFCRWLHRQQQPLILMLSARSNEADIVAGLKAGADDYLSKPFGMQEFLARVEALVRRKRTPTAPAYLDYGTLQIDLVQRRVRFQGEFIDLTPQEFSLLYVLAQAGGVPLSRSELLRRAWPDAIDNPRTIDTHVLSLRKKVELDPRQPSLIQTIRNVGYRFNMEILNANPPQTPTKLAKERFSNPRSTLSGKIS; encoded by the coding sequence GTGGGTTCGGTTTGTATTGAAATCATAGAGGGGAATCCCCATCTGAGGTCGTTACTAGGCTGGCACTTGCAACAGTTGGAATATAGGGTACATCAAGCAGCTAGCATTTATCAAGCAAGAGAAGCCTTTTTAAGCCATCAACCGACTTTAGTAATCTTAGATGCTGATTTGCCAGATGGCGACGGCATCGAGTTTTGCCGTTGGTTGCATCGTCAGCAACAGCCTTTAATCTTAATGCTATCTGCTCGTAGCAACGAAGCAGATATCGTTGCCGGGTTGAAAGCGGGAGCTGATGACTACTTGAGTAAACCTTTTGGAATGCAAGAGTTTTTGGCTAGGGTAGAGGCATTAGTTCGTCGTAAACGCACACCAACTGCACCAGCGTATTTAGATTACGGCACTTTGCAAATTGATTTAGTCCAGCGCCGTGTCCGCTTCCAAGGGGAGTTTATTGACCTGACTCCGCAGGAATTTAGTTTACTGTATGTTTTGGCACAAGCTGGAGGAGTGCCTTTAAGTAGATCGGAATTGTTACGCCGTGCTTGGCCGGATGCCATTGATAATCCGCGTACCATTGACACTCATGTTTTATCTCTACGGAAAAAAGTAGAACTTGATCCCCGTCAACCTAGCCTGATTCAAACTATTCGTAACGTGGGATACCGATTTAACATGGAAATTTTGAACGCGAATCCTCCGCAAACACCAACCAAGTTAGCAAAGGAGAGATTTAGTAATCCACGCTCAACCCTGAGTGGGAAAATATCATAG
- a CDS encoding DUF6761 family protein codes for MLQDTQTIRYYQRITDAFAELWNRGYRTDDMRMYLDGYLAALRHSNVIEPYLIHRLEEEASRYLYDASNFVMVQPQPQPQHDYY; via the coding sequence ATGCTCCAAGACACACAAACCATCCGCTATTACCAACGAATTACCGACGCCTTCGCCGAGTTATGGAATCGCGGTTATCGCACGGATGACATGAGGATGTATTTGGATGGCTATCTAGCCGCACTGCGACACAGCAACGTGATAGAACCTTACCTGATTCATCGTTTGGAGGAAGAAGCAAGTCGCTACCTGTACGATGCCTCAAATTTTGTTATGGTACAGCCTCAACCCCAACCGCAGCATGATTATTACTAA
- the grxD gene encoding Grx4 family monothiol glutaredoxin, with translation MTPETKEKIDNLVQQNKIMVFMKGNKLMPQCGFSNNVVQILNTLGVPFETVDVLADYEIRQGIKEYSNWPTIPQVYINGQFIGGSDIMIELYQKGELQQMVEVALAS, from the coding sequence ATGACACCAGAAACCAAAGAGAAAATTGATAACTTAGTTCAACAAAATAAAATTATGGTTTTCATGAAGGGAAACAAGTTGATGCCTCAATGTGGTTTCTCTAACAACGTCGTGCAGATTCTCAATACTCTGGGCGTTCCCTTTGAAACAGTTGATGTGCTGGCAGACTACGAAATTCGTCAGGGTATCAAAGAATATTCCAACTGGCCGACAATTCCCCAGGTATATATCAATGGTCAGTTCATCGGTGGTTCCGATATCATGATTGAACTCTACCAAAAGGGTGAGTTACAGCAAATGGTAGAAGTAGCACTAGCTTCATAA
- a CDS encoding BolA family protein: MITPQQVEAMIKAEMPDAQVQVQDLTGGGDHYQVTVVSSQFAGKGLVQQHQLVYGALQQAMSTEAIHALALKTYTPEAWQATAAS; encoded by the coding sequence ATGATTACTCCGCAACAGGTTGAAGCAATGATCAAAGCGGAAATGCCAGATGCTCAGGTTCAGGTGCAAGACTTGACCGGTGGTGGTGATCACTATCAGGTGACTGTCGTCTCATCGCAGTTTGCAGGTAAAGGGCTGGTGCAACAACATCAGTTAGTCTATGGCGCGTTGCAACAAGCTATGTCCACTGAAGCTATCCACGCCTTGGCACTCAAAACCTACACTCCCGAAGCTTGGCAAGCAACAGCCGCTTCCTAG
- a CDS encoding S8 family serine peptidase: MNERNHSSDLSTTGVPANSLGLVLQRGGEELILDKALDRFTVRFVTDFPVQQLSQVSWGIWQRSITQARLELFQVVPAQIEEAIAQARADQNVAFASHAYTVKDNPGTFVYLDDHITIQFADGVDTAKINLIAATFHLIQNKPILGLPNAFVFLVSKHATENPVKIANQLQGISEVLAAEANVLVQTEPHYRPRDTLYTQQWYLNHNGGYELVAGSHIAVEQAWDITRGVRSVVIAVVDDSFDLNHPDFQGSGKIVAPRDLRDNDFLPLPDGSKANSHGTACAGLAVAEENGTGIVGVAPGCALMPIRTTGFLDDESIEQIFNWAIEKGASVISCSWGASAVYFPLSLRQRAAITRAAKQGRNGKGCVVLFAAGNANRPVSGTIYEQNWPDNILQGLTDWLGGFAVHPDVMTIAASTSMNKKAAYSNWGSNISVCAPSNNAPPGMSFPEKGFLYTQPMIMSSLTGRGMLTTDQIGTAGYDPGNFTENFGGTSSATPVVAGVAALVLSANPDLTAQQVKRILETTADKIVDPDTDPQLGLREGTYNENGHSQWFGYGKVNAARAVQAALQMQANTSAAGKEVKVSNTSPIEIPDNNRQGVKSAIAITEASAVKDIQITVNIKHDFLGDLEIYLIAPNHQQVLLQNRTLGCRTELNTTFTLRSHPILKQLLSQSAQGRWQLWLIDYAPQDIGKLNSWELSLGV, encoded by the coding sequence ATGAACGAGCGCAATCACTCCTCTGATTTATCAACCACAGGTGTACCAGCAAATAGCTTGGGATTAGTTCTCCAACGGGGTGGTGAAGAATTAATCTTAGATAAAGCTTTAGACCGCTTCACCGTCCGTTTTGTCACCGACTTTCCTGTGCAACAATTATCTCAGGTTAGTTGGGGTATTTGGCAACGCAGTATTACCCAGGCTCGATTAGAACTATTTCAGGTTGTACCAGCACAAATTGAGGAGGCGATCGCCCAAGCGCGTGCTGACCAGAATGTAGCTTTTGCCAGTCATGCTTACACAGTTAAGGATAATCCGGGGACTTTTGTTTATTTAGATGACCACATTACAATTCAGTTTGCCGATGGTGTAGATACTGCCAAAATTAATCTCATCGCCGCTACATTCCACCTCATCCAAAATAAACCAATTCTCGGTTTACCCAATGCTTTTGTGTTTCTGGTGAGTAAACACGCCACAGAAAACCCCGTTAAAATTGCTAACCAATTACAAGGTATCTCAGAAGTATTAGCGGCTGAGGCGAATGTACTCGTGCAGACAGAGCCGCATTACCGACCCCGTGACACGCTGTACACTCAGCAATGGTATCTCAATCACAATGGTGGTTATGAGCTAGTTGCAGGTTCTCATATAGCCGTGGAACAGGCTTGGGATATTACAAGGGGTGTGCGTTCTGTAGTAATAGCTGTAGTTGATGATTCCTTTGATTTAAATCACCCAGATTTTCAAGGTAGTGGCAAGATTGTTGCCCCCAGAGACTTGAGAGACAATGACTTTTTACCTTTGCCTGATGGTAGTAAGGCTAATAGTCATGGTACAGCCTGTGCAGGGCTAGCGGTGGCGGAAGAAAATGGTACGGGAATTGTGGGAGTTGCCCCTGGTTGTGCATTGATGCCTATTCGTACTACAGGATTTTTAGATGATGAGTCCATTGAGCAGATATTCAACTGGGCGATTGAAAAAGGAGCTAGTGTCATTTCTTGCAGTTGGGGAGCTTCTGCTGTTTACTTTCCCTTATCTTTGCGTCAACGGGCAGCGATTACCAGAGCAGCTAAACAAGGACGCAATGGTAAAGGCTGTGTAGTTTTATTTGCTGCGGGTAATGCCAACCGCCCTGTGAGCGGTACTATCTATGAGCAGAATTGGCCAGACAATATTTTACAAGGGTTGACGGACTGGCTGGGTGGTTTTGCTGTGCATCCTGATGTCATGACAATTGCGGCATCTACGAGTATGAATAAAAAAGCCGCCTACAGTAATTGGGGTTCTAATATTTCTGTATGTGCGCCTAGTAATAATGCTCCACCAGGTATGTCATTTCCAGAGAAGGGTTTTTTGTATACCCAACCCATGATCATGAGTTCCTTAACTGGCAGGGGAATGTTGACAACTGACCAAATAGGGACTGCTGGTTATGATCCGGGTAACTTCACGGAAAACTTTGGTGGGACTTCCAGTGCTACACCGGTAGTTGCAGGGGTAGCGGCGTTAGTATTATCAGCAAATCCTGACTTAACCGCCCAACAAGTCAAACGAATTTTAGAAACAACCGCAGATAAAATTGTAGACCCTGATACTGATCCACAATTGGGTTTACGTGAAGGCACTTACAATGAAAATGGACATTCTCAGTGGTTTGGTTACGGAAAGGTGAACGCCGCTAGGGCTGTACAAGCAGCTTTACAGATGCAGGCAAATACATCAGCTGCCGGTAAAGAAGTTAAGGTGAGTAATACCAGCCCAATTGAGATTCCCGATAACAATAGACAGGGCGTGAAGAGTGCGATCGCTATTACTGAAGCTAGTGCAGTTAAAGATATTCAAATAACAGTTAATATCAAACACGATTTTTTAGGCGATTTAGAAATTTATTTAATTGCCCCCAATCATCAACAGGTATTGCTGCAAAATCGCACCTTAGGATGCCGTACCGAGTTAAATACTACATTTACACTGCGATCGCATCCCATCCTCAAACAGTTACTCTCACAGTCGGCTCAAGGGCGCTGGCAATTATGGTTAATTGACTACGCACCCCAAGATATCGGTAAACTCAACAGTTGGGAATTGAGTTTAGGGGTTTAG